The proteins below are encoded in one region of Candidatus Ozemobacteraceae bacterium:
- a CDS encoding ParB/RepB/Spo0J family partition protein, protein MIFDLLPIEKVAPNPKQPRKIFDRTTLEELAQSIRANGVLQPILVRRWGDGYQIISGERRYQACKIAGLTQIPAVLRDMNEQQTLLAGLIENIQREDLNPVEEAATLRQIILEFGLTHDELARRLGRSRSALTNRLRLLSLPGHVQQLIASGKISAGHAKMLAGLRDHSEVQAWVDRILTKSLSVYETEKELADAKPSGNGHPGNRSRASAPRKQAGDIHVRQVESRIQELLGAKVHIRQGRAKSRIEIEFYSNEDLERVVDMLLTLRQ, encoded by the coding sequence TTGATCTTCGATCTGCTACCGATCGAAAAGGTCGCACCCAACCCGAAGCAGCCCCGCAAGATCTTTGACCGCACCACCCTTGAAGAGCTTGCCCAGTCGATCCGTGCGAACGGCGTTCTCCAGCCGATTCTCGTCAGACGCTGGGGCGACGGGTATCAGATCATCTCCGGCGAGCGGCGGTATCAGGCCTGCAAGATCGCCGGCCTGACGCAGATTCCCGCCGTCCTCCGCGACATGAACGAACAGCAGACCCTCCTTGCTGGCCTGATCGAAAACATCCAGCGGGAAGACCTGAATCCCGTAGAAGAGGCGGCGACGCTCCGGCAGATTATCCTGGAGTTCGGGTTGACGCACGACGAACTGGCCCGGCGGCTCGGAAGAAGCCGTTCCGCCCTCACGAACCGCCTGCGGCTGCTCTCGCTCCCGGGTCACGTCCAGCAACTCATCGCGAGCGGAAAGATCTCCGCCGGCCACGCCAAGATGCTGGCAGGGCTCCGCGATCACAGCGAGGTCCAGGCCTGGGTCGACCGGATTCTTACCAAGAGCCTCTCGGTATACGAAACGGAAAAGGAACTGGCCGATGCGAAGCCGTCCGGAAACGGGCACCCGGGAAACAGGTCTCGAGCTTCGGCACCCCGGAAGCAGGCCGGCGATATCCATGTCCGCCAGGTCGAATCACGCATCCAGGAACTGCTCGGCGCCAAGGTACACATCCGGCAGGGCCGCGCCAAAAGCCGGATCGAGATAGAATTCTATAGCAATGAAGATTTGGAACGAGTCGTAGACATGCTGCTGACCCTTCGCCAGTAA